A section of the Dehalobacter sp. DCM genome encodes:
- a CDS encoding SDR family NAD(P)-dependent oxidoreductase, with protein sequence MGKLTGKVAAVTGGGSGIGKAICLAMSAEGAKVVVGDIGKNPEGKYTAELTVDLIKEAGGEAVASVGDITTMAGGEGLVKAAVDNYGKIDILVNCAGFTRAVDFFEDNEKNWDDIVAVNMKGQFTTTHYAAKEMAKNKSGAIINFSSRAAFVDGIPGPGMSSLPYSASKAGVIGFTTLCSLELKAHGITCNAVLPSAVTPGFPMDRPKFGGGVTSGPEFIAQFVTFLGTDEAKEVTGQFFYVSSGDIAIFQKPLRLENVERFLHKDSWTIDDMIKEVPPLVY encoded by the coding sequence ATGGGTAAATTAACAGGAAAAGTAGCTGCCGTTACAGGCGGTGGCAGTGGAATCGGTAAAGCGATTTGTTTAGCGATGTCTGCCGAAGGCGCAAAAGTTGTCGTAGGTGATATTGGAAAAAACCCTGAAGGAAAATACACCGCTGAACTGACTGTGGACCTGATTAAAGAAGCTGGTGGAGAAGCAGTCGCTTCTGTTGGCGATATTACGACAATGGCAGGGGGCGAAGGCCTGGTCAAAGCAGCCGTTGACAATTACGGGAAAATTGATATTCTGGTCAATTGTGCCGGATTCACCAGAGCGGTTGATTTCTTTGAAGATAACGAGAAAAACTGGGATGACATTGTCGCTGTCAATATGAAGGGCCAATTTACTACAACTCATTATGCAGCTAAAGAAATGGCTAAAAATAAGAGTGGTGCGATTATTAACTTCTCCTCCCGCGCAGCATTTGTTGACGGTATTCCCGGCCCTGGCATGTCCAGCCTGCCCTATTCCGCTTCAAAAGCCGGCGTTATTGGCTTCACCACATTGTGCTCTCTTGAGCTGAAAGCACATGGTATTACCTGCAATGCGGTCCTTCCCAGTGCGGTTACACCCGGCTTCCCCATGGACAGACCGAAATTCGGCGGCGGAGTAACCAGCGGCCCGGAATTTATCGCTCAGTTTGTCACTTTCCTCGGCACAGATGAAGCAAAAGAAGTTACCGGCCAGTTCTTCTATGTATCTTCCGGAGATATTGCCATATTTCAGAAACCGCTTCGACTGGAAAATGTCGAAAGGTTCCTCCATAAAGACAGCTGGACCATTGACGACATGATCAAAGAAGTTCCGCCGTTGGTTTACTAG
- a CDS encoding iron-containing alcohol dehydrogenase, producing the protein MLGNFSYSNPTKIYFGEDALNYLNEELAKYGKNVLLAYGGGSIKKTDLYDRIVKILKDNGKEVFEDAGVMPNPTVEKLYEGCKIAKENDVDLILAVGGGSVCDYAKAVSVSTYCEEDPWDKYFLRMEDVDNKIIPVGCVLTMVGTGSEMNGGSVITNHDTKLKIGHVFGDNVFPKFTIMNPVFTYTIPHYQMVAGFFDIMSHILEQYFTNEDDNTSDYVMEGLLKSLIHSSRIAVKKPTDYEARSNIMWTATWALNTFVGKGKSQDWMVHMIGQSIGAYTDATHGMTLSAISIPYYRFIMPFGLKKFKRYAINVWNVNPEGKTDEQIAKEGLDQMEAYMREIGFVMSIKDLGVTEDMLDGIAKGSFILKGGYKVLNHDEIVHVLKNSMI; encoded by the coding sequence ATGTTAGGAAATTTCAGTTATTCAAATCCAACCAAAATATATTTCGGAGAAGACGCGTTAAATTATTTGAACGAGGAACTTGCTAAGTATGGCAAGAATGTATTGCTGGCATATGGTGGCGGTTCCATTAAGAAAACTGATCTGTATGACAGGATTGTCAAAATTCTTAAGGACAACGGCAAAGAAGTCTTTGAGGATGCAGGCGTTATGCCCAACCCTACTGTCGAAAAGCTATATGAAGGCTGCAAGATAGCCAAAGAGAACGATGTGGATCTGATATTAGCGGTAGGCGGCGGCTCGGTCTGTGATTATGCTAAAGCAGTGTCGGTTTCGACCTATTGTGAGGAAGATCCGTGGGATAAATACTTTCTGCGAATGGAAGATGTCGATAATAAGATCATCCCTGTAGGATGCGTTCTGACTATGGTCGGCACCGGCTCGGAAATGAATGGTGGCTCTGTCATCACCAACCATGACACCAAGCTGAAAATTGGTCATGTGTTTGGTGACAATGTGTTCCCTAAGTTCACTATTATGAACCCCGTATTTACCTATACCATACCGCACTATCAGATGGTTGCCGGCTTCTTCGATATCATGTCACACATTTTGGAGCAATACTTCACCAATGAGGATGACAACACCTCTGATTATGTCATGGAGGGCTTGTTAAAGTCTTTGATCCATAGTTCCAGGATCGCAGTCAAGAAGCCTACAGACTATGAAGCGAGAAGCAACATCATGTGGACGGCAACATGGGCGCTCAATACCTTTGTCGGCAAAGGTAAATCACAAGACTGGATGGTCCACATGATTGGGCAGTCCATTGGCGCCTATACGGATGCTACACACGGAATGACACTGTCCGCTATTTCCATACCATATTACCGGTTCATCATGCCTTTCGGGCTTAAAAAGTTCAAGCGCTATGCAATCAACGTTTGGAATGTAAACCCTGAAGGAAAAACAGACGAGCAAATCGCAAAAGAGGGACTCGACCAAATGGAAGCTTATATGAGAGAGATTGGCTTTGTGATGAGCATCAAGGACTTGGGTGTAACTGAGGATATGCTTGACGGTATCGCGAAAGGTTCTTTCATATTGAAAGGTGGATATAAAGTTTTAAACCATGATGAAATCGTCCATGTATTGAAAAACAGTATGATTTGA
- a CDS encoding 4Fe-4S binding protein: protein MNTAKSIELKILKAILWIYISLCIIIAGLNYGYASHATEDTAKLITWFWHFYENWVKTFFIVTCSFLTLKIVGSSQITVMRKRNLIGFIVSAIVVHIAGPLLLKNSELYFFAMPLPWSTTPLQLLDTTTNFYISRLPAWGVTGITAALIFYAWISAIIILGTLFLGRRWQCSTLCLFNGFASEVFAPAFPLVGKIRKVKPRQLRILFILKWVFLCISLFFSFYWALHLLKVPLPGNINVISSVENYKYLTGELFTAMFFWIAFIGRGYCYYCPLGTMLGLLGKLAGQKILTNNTKCVQCNQCNSACSMAIDISSKAKDGEAVKNLRCVGCGHCVDACPTRTLSYSTIFLQKMKEVYKTEKDISM, encoded by the coding sequence ATGAATACTGCCAAAAGTATCGAATTAAAAATCCTAAAGGCTATTCTTTGGATATATATAAGCTTATGTATTATAATTGCAGGTTTAAATTACGGCTATGCCAGCCATGCAACAGAAGATACAGCAAAACTCATAACATGGTTTTGGCATTTCTATGAAAACTGGGTAAAAACCTTTTTCATTGTAACGTGCAGTTTTCTTACGCTAAAGATAGTCGGTTCTTCGCAAATAACGGTTATGAGAAAAAGGAATTTGATAGGCTTTATTGTCTCTGCTATTGTAGTTCATATTGCGGGGCCTCTGCTTTTGAAGAATTCTGAACTGTACTTTTTTGCTATGCCATTACCATGGTCTACTACTCCGTTGCAGCTTTTGGATACAACAACTAATTTTTACATAAGCCGCTTACCAGCGTGGGGGGTAACAGGCATAACGGCTGCGTTAATATTCTATGCCTGGATAAGCGCTATTATCATTTTGGGAACGCTATTTTTGGGGAGACGGTGGCAGTGTTCTACCTTATGTCTTTTTAATGGGTTTGCATCGGAAGTATTTGCACCAGCGTTTCCTTTGGTCGGAAAAATTCGCAAAGTAAAACCTAGGCAGCTTCGCATTTTGTTCATACTCAAATGGGTATTTCTTTGTATTTCACTTTTCTTCTCCTTTTATTGGGCCCTCCATCTATTGAAGGTGCCACTGCCTGGAAATATTAATGTGATCAGCAGTGTGGAAAACTACAAATATCTGACAGGAGAACTGTTTACAGCGATGTTTTTCTGGATAGCTTTTATTGGCAGAGGATATTGCTATTACTGTCCATTAGGAACTATGTTAGGATTACTGGGGAAACTTGCCGGACAAAAAATTCTAACCAACAATACTAAATGTGTTCAGTGCAACCAGTGTAATTCAGCCTGTTCTATGGCAATCGATATAAGCAGCAAAGCAAAAGACGGCGAAGCGGTTAAAAACCTGCGGTGTGTCGGATGTGGACACTGTGTAGATGCATGCCCGACACGAACCCTGTCTTATTCAACAATTTTTCTACAGAAAATGAAAGAAGTGTATAAAACAGAGAAAGATATTTCAATGTAA
- a CDS encoding TetR/AcrR family transcriptional regulator, producing the protein MKEKKSDRRVIYTKMIIKQALLDLMKDHPINKITVTHICELAEINRGTFYAHYTDPYDLMIQIENELFSELKNFLEKSIEIITNTDLITKIMEYIAENIALCKIIISENGDKEFMRRVVNIAHDQSISEDHLRNPDLSADELEQRYIFISNGIFGIIENWIVNDTKQSPKEIAEFIAKMMNKIM; encoded by the coding sequence GTGAAGGAGAAAAAATCCGACAGACGCGTCATTTACACGAAAATGATTATCAAGCAGGCCTTACTCGATTTGATGAAAGATCACCCCATAAACAAAATTACGGTCACACATATCTGCGAGCTTGCTGAAATAAACCGAGGTACATTTTATGCCCACTATACTGATCCCTATGACCTCATGATTCAAATTGAAAACGAATTGTTCTCCGAATTAAAGAATTTTCTGGAGAAATCCATAGAAATCATCACCAACACAGATTTAATAACCAAGATCATGGAATATATTGCTGAAAATATCGCTCTATGCAAGATCATCATCAGTGAAAACGGTGACAAAGAATTTATGCGGCGGGTTGTCAATATTGCTCATGACCAGAGCATCTCTGAGGATCATCTGCGGAACCCGGACCTGTCTGCTGATGAGCTTGAGCAACGCTATATTTTTATATCCAATGGTATCTTTGGAATTATAGAAAATTGGATTGTAAATGATACGAAACAAAGTCCGAAAGAAATTGCTGAGTTTATCGCTAAAATGATGAATAAGATTATGTGA